CGTTTTGGGGACAGTGGATTAGCAGAAAGCACAAATTTAAGTTGTTGTGTAGTTGCACACTTATTTCACAGCCTGAGAATTTCATTGGACCTAAAGATGTGCAACGAAGAACCACTAGTTACAATTTCCAACATAATCCATGCTGCTGCCCACTCATATTGGGCATACATTTTAATCTGCCACCTCCGTGAGACTGGGGTCTTTCCTGCCATGCTGACACTGTGCTGTGAAATTGAGTATATGCAGCCTGTTTACCTAATGTGTGTATGCTTTTTTAAATAGTGTGTTCTCAACGGAACTGGAGCTCCTCCAAGTGATCTTTCCAAAGATTTTCAATTATCTTCCATTTTAAATTGGTTGTTCCTCTACTCTGCCATGCTGAATCAGAGCTTTTGATGAGCAGTGAATCCAGTCAGTCACACACAGCTTTCAGAAGCAGCAACTAAGCAGACAGTGGGTAGTCAAGGTTGAAGGGAAAAGCCTTCTTTCAGAGAGACTGTTGTACTGAATATAGTGTTCATGAAAGGTGGTAGTTGACAGCTGTGGAGACTGATACCCTCTATCCACAACATGGGCATAGGTAGTGGCAGTCAGAGCTTCCATACACTTTGACAATGTGCCTCACCCTATTCTTAAGGAGTTTCCATGAGGCTGGTTGGGGTTCAGTTTTCTTTATCTCTTTGCTGAGTGTTAGTGAGCCTGCTGTTTGCGGGAGTTTTACTTTGTCATGTGGAAattgtccactaggaactggattgAAACCACCAGACATATGTTGTTAAATAACCGGTTTTGGTTGTAAACATGGGCTGGGTTGGAACAGGTGACCTAGGGGTGAGACTGTGTTATTCTTAAATTGGTGCTGCTTGTTTTAGTATCCTGTCAGTACAGTATGTGAGCATCAAAAGTGTTTGTGCACACATGGCTTTAATTTAAGTGAGTTTACTACTACTGAGTTTTAGCAATTTGATGACAGTTTTACAGTTACTCATATACCAGTCTGTTTGGAGAATGAATCATCTGAATGTTGATCAGAAGCGTCAGTCAAATTTTACCAAAAGTTTTGGTCTTATCTAATCTCCTACAGTGACCCGAAAGCATATTCATGCTAGTTTGTGCTGTTAAAAGTAAAGAAATGTATTTAAAGTAAAAAACCACAAGAAAAGGGGACAGATGTGTTGTGTGGAATGCTACTTCAACTCATGGCCAGTTTTAACATTTGAATTGCTTGCAAATTTGTTTTCTAAGTCTGTTGTTACTATTGTTTTATGTGGACTGATCCTTGTGTTTCAACCTTAGTCCTGTTACCCTGTGTGAGAGGGGCTGCATTCACTGGAAGTCTTCGCTGAGTTCTTCAGTCCTGTGTTTTACAGTTGTTCTATCTAGAGTCTGTGTACTAGACACAGCAGAAGATTACTTGCCcattctctcctttcttccctctacacTCTGTAAAATCCCTGTCTGGCTATTGCAAAGTCACCTCTCTTGGTGCATTATGCCAGACTCCATTTTCCTGTGTTAGGGCCCAATTGAGTGTGGGATGGTCAGGGGGGTTTATTTCTCAGAAGATTGCACATCCCTGTCCTAGAATTGCTAGCCTTCAGGAACCCTTTGTTAGAAAAGCTAGGATTAGGACACAAGTGATGGTATAGCCTCACTGAAACACTGGAGTATTTGCGTGAGTGAGAAGAGTCCAATTTTTTGATGGGAATGAGGGAATCTAGCCTTGAAGTCTGTCTGTATCCAGAGAAATCTGATCTAAGAGACTCTGAGCCACAAAGCATTTATCTCACAAGAGCGACATCCTTCTGGTTTTTGGAGCCTGCTACACATATAGGGCTGCCACTTTGCAGACCTTTTTCACGTTCTTTAATGTCATTGATTTTGTAACTGCTAACTGACCTCAGAAGGATCTCATATCAATGTCTTGGCAATCTAATGGAGCTGTGGTCTCTGTTTCCTCCAATTTTCCTCTCTGGGGTGTTCTGCAAAATCCACAGAGGCAAAGCCATTGTTGTAGAATCATTTCCACCTGGCCAGATGGATCTCCTTTTATGCTAATTGTTCTCCACTGGCACACTGGTATCCAGGTTTCAGGTATCCTGTCTCCTCTCTCAGAGAGAAGGATGGCCATAAATTTCAGTACCTTCCAGGCAAAATGCAAACCCCGCTTTTTTGAGCAAGATGTCCATCAGTAATACTAgatttaaaagggggaaaatacaAAATGAATTAAGCCCAGTTCCTTCTGACTGGGAGGAGAGATTATATCTCTGTGCAGGTGACTATATCTCttgtggaaggtgctcagatgctgcaTTTATGAGGGTTACATAaaaacctatatatatatatataatatatatatatagatgaggctgaaaaggatctttGATACCTATGAGAGGACACAAAGTGATTAAAATTGGTACCTTGTACCAAGAGCACCTTTCACTTGAAGATCTCAAAACTCCTTAGCGGAGCAGTGAGGATGAACATCCCAGCTAGTTTTAAATTTGTGAATGGGATTACATAATGGGGTTGCCTACAATAGCCAAGGACTGTACTTAATGATccacaaggtcccttccagtcctatgatcctCCCCAAAGAGAAGGTGCCAGTGGTGTGGGAAAGGCCAAGCCACCAATTTAATGGTTTCTACTCCTGTGTAATTCATACTTCCTTAAAGCTTGGAAGATATGGTCTTCTCTCCATTATAGAAAATGGAACGTGTTCTTGTATGTTGCCATAAAGCATTAGGGCCAATTCCTGTTCCCTTGATCACATCCTTCACTTTCTCCAAGAGGGTCTTGACAAAGTCCTTGCTGTCAGCACCTTTTGTGTCCAGAGCCCTTTGCTTGCTGCTGTCAAAGAGAACACCATTGGGCCTCATCTACTAATAGAAGGCTTCCTTCAACTTTGTGTAAATAAGCCTATCTGGATACCTGTTTTGTACCCATTTGGAGTCTGAATTTAGTTCTCTCCTACCTTCAAGACTCGGAAGTGTCAGTGAGTTTTCTACTGGCTTTTTAGTCATTTTTCTAGATAATATTGTTTCCAGAAAAGGGATTAGCAAGTTGGCAGCTGTCTCTTTATCTCTTCTCCCTTACTCTCTTTCCACAACAATAAGATGATAGAGAGAGAGGGAACATCTTGGTACTCAGTCAGTAGCTAGTTTCTGTGGCAGCTTCTGAACACTATGGCCTTGAGGTTCTGTCTGGAAAGAATTAGAGGAACAGAAATCTTTAAATAGTTTTTCTATTGGACAGAATCAGGGATGAAGACAAGGCCTCTAAAAATAAGTTTGGCCCACTGCATTAAAACCTATAGATCAAATGTCCATCTAAAGGGATCCCCTGCTCCCCAGAATATTCACCCACGGTAGGAAAAAAATGCAAAGGTGCAGTGTGAtgctctctcttttctcttaATTGATATGAATGAGTAAGCAGAGGAGGCTTTGAGTGCTATTGTCTTTGTGTCATTATCCTTGACTGGTATATCAGAGAATGCAAACATTAGGATTTTACATCTTAATGTTTCTGCACCTGAGAAACATCAGCATAaaacagggattctcaaactttgtCACAGTGAGTCTCCCTAagcttagagagagagaaaattgcacctcccagccccccgtCGTTTACAGTGACAACACAAAACTGAAAATCCTATACTTTGCAAGAATACGAATAATAATGTAGCAGCGTATGATCAGTATAGTTAAAATAAGGGTATGAGTATCAAAAGTACTAATTTTATTGCAGAAATTATCTTTCGTGCTATCTCACAGTTGTGTTCCAAAAAATACAAACTGTAGCAACTAAAATAAAACTCCACTAACATTTTAGGAAATCGTAACACCATTGACTGCGTGACACCGCCCCAGCTGTCCTGGGCTTACAGGTAGGGAACAGGGCCCCCCATTTagtgcaggtgggggtggggggcaggtcaGAGCATGGCAGTCAGAGGTTCGCCAGCACTGTGAGTTCCGCATAGGTCTGATGCAGCAGGAAGTCCATCAGGGTACTAAGCTGGCAGCcgggactgagctgggctgctgctggccaggacCAGCTGGTTACTGTCTAGCTGCACTGGTGCCATAGGGGAGGTGGTGTGTCACGCTGAGCAGGAACCATGCAGGGTCCATGGCTCCCCACTGCCACAAGGACCCCCATGGTGGCTTCTCCCTGTCGCAAGCAGCCAATCTCCAGCACCAGGGATGGAGAGGAAGGCAGTGCCAATAGCCTCTGCAGAGCGAAGAGCCCGCTTTGCATAAGGGCTGCTGCCATGATGGGGCACCAGCTGGAAATGaacagctgcagcagctggggaaagagaACCCTTCTGCTAAGCCCAATtcatccagccctgcagcccagggaTGAACAGCAGCTCAGTAGCAAATGGAGGGGATATTGCAGGGCCGGGCTGAGGCAGGAGTGGAGGGGAGCCCCAGGTatgtggctgggctgggtggaAGGGGATGGAAGGGAGCCCCTGGGATATTGCAGGGGAGCTTCAGCCAAAGGGGAGAGCTCCTGGAGATCTCCGAGCCCCAGCTGAGCTGGTGAGCAGAGCACAGGGGGAAGATGGCAGGGATGGGAGGCCTTGTGTTACTGGAGAAAAGATGGGGAATCAGGAGAATCCCTGTGTTGCTGTAGGCAGAGATAAGgtgggggatggagcaggggtgccCCTGCAAGCTGCTTCCCTCACAGACCCCTGGCTGTCCGCTGTCCCAGCACTGTCCTCTGGACAGAGCtctggccccttctgccctgcccccaggcaggACAGAGCTCTGCGTCTGCTCTGGGAGCACTTAACCGCTGGCCAAAAGGCAGGCAACTGGTACCTGTGCCTCattgtttgagaacctctggtctagagTGACTGTCCGTGGTGCTGCTGATGCCCTTTCCATTATTGTTACTTTGGTAGTTCTATGTCATTAGTGTTTCGTGTTCGTGTTTAGGAGTAGTTAACGTTTCTACATGCCTCCAGACTCTCCCTTGAGTTTAGCTTCATGGTAAGTGTAAATCATTACACAATGTAAAGTACTGTTTAAAGTTATTTCCCAACCATGGCTGATGTAGAGTTTTTCCCTGCAAGGCCTCTGTTGCAAACTTCAGTTTCCTCTGCTCCTAGAGGGCTCAGCCCCTCTTAATCCTAAATCCACATGCTAGTATGCTTCAGCAGTAATTACGCTGTACCTCCATGCATAGTTCAAACACCTGATAAGACAGTGATTCAGCAAGTGGCTCTTCATCTCTATGCATTGTCATAAAGTCTGTCAACCTATTACAAGAGGTTCATAATCCCTGTTTTCTTATTATTCCTTTTAACCATTGAATAGACAAACGGTAAGAAAGCTTCAGCTAAGAGTCCCAGAGACAGGACAGGACCAAAACTTTTGCTTCTGTTTGGCGCTTGAATGATGTGAGCAGATGATTGTGCATGCCTCACTGTTGTAGCAGATGTAAACAAGACTTCTTTGCAGATAGAAGTTCTCATTCATGTTTCGGATTTAAATCAAATTAGCTTGAATGCATCAACATTTTGAAGCTGTAACTGTATTTTTATAACATAATTTGAACTATAGTTATCAACAGTTCTTCCCTTTCATTCTTAAAACTCTTTCGGACATGGAAGTTCAAACTGTCATTGGGTAATTCCAGGTAATTCCACAATAACAGTTACTAGTGCTTGCTGGAACTAAAATGTACCTAGCTTCATGATTGTCCTATGGTTTTTAGAGGAGAACAAACACTGTGATAAACAAAGATAGGAAAGGACTATCTTTGCGAATCATTCTTTAGAGTTTGAAAGGTAATTGAAAGTTTTGGAATTTAGATTGTAATTTAACATGGCACAGTAAGAGAAAATAAATGGGTTTTTCAGCATGGTTATAAATGAAGGTTTGTTGAATATTTCTATTTGGTTTAGGACTAACTTTTAATTGTTAACTTTTATATATGGAAAATGTTCTCCTTCCTTCTTAGCCTTAGATTGTAAGCAAAAAAAGTCAAGATCAAGATCTGGAAGCAAGAAAAAAATGCTGCCATTACCTCATAGTGCTGATGAAGTTTACATACTCCGATGCAGGTATATACAGGATTTTTATAATTGGTTAACTGAAATTACCGTATCTGGGAGAGGTTATATATTGTTGCTTTTACATAAGAATATTCAGAAATATATTGTAACTGCATTTGATTTAAAAAGTCAATGTTGAGCAAAACAAACAACTAAGTTGAATATTACATTAACCTAAACAAAAAAGAACCTGAAACAGTCTTACATtttggaacagattttttttttccctctcctggcTGAAAATGTGTTTTCCATATTTCATATTTGGGCAGTGTTCTTCACctgcacaaaacaaacaaaagcctaTTAATGGAAATGGGCCATTAACTATAGCATTACAAATGTGAAGGTATAATTTATAGTATAAACTTCAATCTTGTGTTTATATCTTCATAGTCAGTTGAAACCGTTATCAAGTATTGTTGAATTAACCATGAAACCATTAGGATTTTCAtctaaaaaatatattaaaatgagcTTTTAGGATAAAAGTTTACTTTCTGTATGATTCTTAATCCTTAGCAATGTCTGCTGACCTGTACTTTGTTTAATGCTAATATATCTTCTTGATGGAATGATTTTAAAATTTGCACAGGTTTTGTGGTCTGGTCTTTCGAGGACCATTGTCTGTTCAGGAAGACTGGATAAAGCACTTGCAGAGACACATCGTCAATGCAAATCTTCCACGGACTGGGGCTGGCATGGTTGAGGTCACAACGCTACTTAAAAAGCCTGCTTCAATTACTGAAACTTCGTTTTCTTTACTGATGGCAGAAGCAGCATCATAGAACAAGGAAACCTTTTAAATTTGAATTGGATGTAAATTTGAAATactttgtcattttttaaaaaatattgctaCACTAAATTATGTTTATAAATCCTAAAGCCAGAGAAGTAGGGAAAGTGAATTACAGTAACATCAAAACAAATTGAGTACTTAACAGTTACAGTAAGTAGTCTTTATATTTTATATAGGGTGGCAGATGTGTTTTTAAGGTTTACTATGTTTTTGTCAGTTACTGTGTTCACTATCAGTACAAGATCATTACATGTAAGCAGCCATTTTTAAATTGTTGCACATGGGTACTTATAGAcagattttaataaaaacaaaccatGCCCTCTACAGTGTTACCAGAATCAAGGCTCTGTttattcaaaaaacaaaaacaaaaaaacacacacacacaaaaaacacacTTGCATAGTAAAATAAGATATTATattttgtttgtatgtatgtaGTGTTTTGTATAATACCAAGAACCGCTAATACAACTTACTCAACTTAGGGCATTAAATATCATGTACTTCATAGTTCAAGAGACTGTTTCATTCAAATAGGGCAATTAGTACTATTCTATCTAGGTgtgtaagtgggttttttttttaaatcatatgaGGCTTTTTTGTACTAAAAAGTGGAGGGAAACTTGTTTAAACAAATATTTCTAAGAGAAATATGTACATAGTACTGGAAATTATTTGTGGTAAGGAAGTATTCTTTACTTCAGTTGCATTTCTCACTGACAATAAAGTGGTGCATCCATGCTACCTCCTACTTTGTCAACAAAGATGTTATTTACCCTTTACGTTTTTGTATCATAGTAGATTCAAATCTAACTTTCTTTATtgcaaagcattttttttaaagtttgtttccTTATGATGTTTTACTTAAAGTCTGACTTGCTTACAGAACAGTTTGCCTCTCTACTACTTTATTTAACACTGTAGAAATGTACTAATAAGAACTGCTCACTACACGGTTTAGGACTAGACTTTTCATTTATAATTCTGTTTAAATTTTTTTGATCATTTTAAGAAATTTGAACACATTGAAATGTTTCTACATATGAAGAGAATGTTTACAATTTAAATTTTAGAACTTGTTTTGGATGTGATTCTGTGTATGAAAACTGTGTAACACTATGCTCATGCTAAGGACCTACTTATGGAATTACTGAAATAAATGTGCTGTGAGGATGGACAGTATGGTGCAGGTGTCTTGGTCATGATAAATTGTGTTTGTTCATTTAAATTGTCATCAAAACgtgatttaattttttaatcagtaAATCAGATTCCTCTACAAATCAGTTTTGTATGCAAGTAACATTTCATTTTATTCATGTAGGGTAACTAAAACTGTAGTTAAATCAAGAATATGCATTGATATTTTCTTTATATGTAAATAAAGTTAAAAGCAGTTAAAACAAGGAGTATTTTGGTAGAGTATATACATACCTCACTGCCAGTGAAATTGCTTTCCTATGGTATATCTCCTTACCAGAAAAATCTCTAAATAAAAAGgtttaaacaaaatataaatgtCTATAATGTGAAGCATTTCTTATTTGTGTTATGTATGAAGTAACAGTTCATGAGAAGTTGATTTGTCTTGCTTGAGATTAGACTCTCCTCATTAGTGATCCAGAGTAGAATACATTTACTCACAACATAATATGATCTGTTCACAGATGCATTACATTTAATTGGTGTAAATGTcaggatgattttttttataaagttgAAATAATCTCCATACTAGGACTTGCTAATATCTTGCAAAAGTAGCTCTGTATATGTCTAGGCTAAAGTCATTAGAGAGGTATTGTAATGTATtcttagtgcaggggttctcaaactgggggtcaggacccctcagggggtcacgaggttattacatgggggggttgcgagctgtcaacctccaccccaaatcctgctttggctccagcatttataatggtgttaaatatattaaaaagtgtttttaatttataaggggaggtcgcactcagaggcttcctatgtgaaaggggtcaccagtaaaaaagtttgagagccactgtcttaGTGTAACCTCCCTGTGGATAACTTGAAGCTTTAACATGTCCATTATATTGTTACCTTTCTGAATCAAAAATATACCTCAAAATATTCAAAGGATTTTTGGCTGtgggaaaaattttaaaaataggatAACTGAAATATGATGATGTATAGTACAAAAACATCCTACTATAATGTTGTAGGGCTTTTCTTGTTATTGAGAAAGAGTGCTGCCTCCTGATATTTTTAGGATGAGAGGAAAATCTCATAGCAGTACTCCTGAGCATTTCCTTACATGTGTTTTGGTTTGATATACTAAAACTGCAtttaatcttgattttttttttatatatctgATCGTAAAACTCAGTGTCTGTTATCCTTTAGGAACTGATCCTACATTGTGTAGCGCACAGGTGGACTGCTGTGCCCATGCAAAGCTCCATCTACATCAGTTGGGCTTTGCTTCAGTGCAGCAGTACACCCACCCACTAGACAATgtgggatcagggccttagtctcTGTCTGCATGGGAGCTGGATTAGTTGTGGATACTGAAAAATAAGTAGGTGTTTGCAAGCAACCTGTGGGATTTTGAGCTCTTGTGGTAGAAAACTTGCTTTGTAAGGTGGAGGATTAGAAAAAATATTCATAAGAAATTAATGTAAATTAGATAAGAACAATGAAATTGCCTTGAAAGTTCAGAATGTTTTATTATAATATTTGTTTATTCTTTTCACAAAAAGATGTTAAGCATATTTTGTGGATGGTTAACTTATGAAAAATTCGGTGAAGCTACAGTGATAATTATCATTGCTAAATATGCTGATAGAGTAAAACCGTACCATGCAGAATTTAGCAGTAGTAGAAAATCTAACTAGGTTTTCAACAAGATAAATAACTTGAATTTAATTTAGTTCATTCAAACCAGGCAGTGTGTAATATCATTGAGTGAATCACTTTATGTAACATCTTCACTTTTAAAGTTAAGTTTGAAGAGCATATGGGTCTAGTCCTATAATCCTTGAAGGAGGAGCTCTGCAacttccaggatcaggcccttaaatttTGAGAAAATGTTCTGTTTGTAATGGCTACAATTTTGCGTAGTGTGAGCCAGAGCTGCACAATTCTTCAGCTATACCCTCACTGCTAATCCAGATCTGTCTCAAAATGCGGCATCCCGCTGTGCTTGGACTCCtaccaatatatattttttaaaatacacatctatcctgatataacactgtcctcgggagcaaaaaaatcttaccgcgttataggtgaaaccacgttatatcgaacttgctttgatctgctggagtgcgcagccctccccctcccgagcactgctttaccatgttatatccgaattcgtgttatatcgggtcgcattctATCGGTGTAGAGGTGTATAGGCAAATCTTAGCACTCTTTGAATAGTTACATTCATTGCACTTGGGACCTACATTGGATTTAAAATGAATTATCTAAAAGCGGCTTATTAAATTATCTATCCTTAGGTCTTTTTCAAATAACCCTATTGACCCAAGATGTTAGGACTTCTCTACTCTCCTAGTGTAACTGTTGCTGGGAGTCTTGGTCCCCATCAGTATTTGCTGTCAGATTCCATAAATCCCAATTTCCAGTACTATGGAGGTAATGAAAAATCTGATAGAACAGGCTTAGTTAAATCATTCATCCTTTTCATTTCACAGAGAAGtctaaaattttcaaacttgtgcACCTAattccatatttaggcatctgaaTAAGTGGtctgactttcagaagtgcttagcATTCACAGCCCattagctcccactgacttcagtgcctCCATTGACTCAGTAAGTTGCTCAGTACATCACAGCCCACGTTATGTAGGTTCCAAAATATGGATTCTTTGTGCTGGGCATccaatttgaaaattttggtctaGTGTTTGgccttttcttttgtttatagcCATTACTGGTTACTgtactttaatatatttattggtAACCAGCTGGGTTCCCATGCCTTGTCTCTCCGATGAGATCGCCAGGAAGGGTGCCAATTGTGAAGGATTGTTTTTGTGTTGCAGACATTTTTCTCCTTGGAACTGAATGGAGATGATGGCTGAATTAACATAAATCATTCTGACTAGTTTATACGTGTTGCTTTGTGGCCAATTCAAATGACCATGTTCAGCCTGAACTAataaggctgatttttttttccccagttaaaAGCATTTATTGGATTTCTTAGGTAAAATATATAATTTGTAGAAGAGGGATTACAGCTTTCCAAAAAGTTGGAAAGAACTGACAGGAAAAGCAAAGGGAGGGGTGATCCATAGGATGTTTGTGAAGTGCAAGACAGTTTTACAGTGGATCATTTATAATGGATGTCAAGCAATAAGGATGattggtctgatttttcagaggtgccacCTTTTAGATTTCATGGACTTTCATGGGAGTTACAGGTACTCaagacctctgaaaatcaggccacacaCATTTTCCAAAATGTTTCAGTCTTTTGTTAGCCACCCTTCCTGAGGCTGCCAAATGACAAAATTCATAAGTCCAGTCCTCTAAGCATAGGGATGTTGAATCTTTGCATGTTTGCTGTGCTTAGGAGGCTTTAGACAGAGTCTTCACTAGGGAGTTGAACCATTTGAATTGCACTCATGTAAGCACCAGTGATAGTGTGTCCACACTAGCCATGTTTCAGGCTAAAGACAGTTGCAGTTTTGTTCTGTCTCCTTATATTATTCTCTTCTACTGCAATGTAGTTGCACTGACCTCCCAATAACTATCCTAGTTTCTGGTACAGCTCTCGCAAGCAGTTGTTTCTGGCAGATTGTGGAAGGACTTCTAGAATGTCCTGGGAAGCACAGGAGAATTATgggaaaagtcaaaattttgacAAGCCCTTAGGAGGCATCTGAGTGAGCTGCTGCAGAGTGGCGAAATGGTTCAGACAATACCTGCAGAGAGCtagaggcacacacacacacatcaggcaCTTACTGCTGCTTGCCACATGCATAGCTGTGTGTTTTAACTCTTGGCTGAATTGCACCCAGTGAACCACGATCACAGGCTTGTGGGACAGAGTTGTTCTGGTGACTTGGGATGGCCAGCTCTACCTACAGAACCTTGGGATGAAAAAAGAAACTGTTCTGGAACTCTTATGCTGACCAGGGCCCAATACTACAGTGCTAGACTTCTGTGGAAAAGAGTAGTCGTCATCCTGTTGAATCTGGCCACTCCAGATTCCTTACCAGTCATCTGGAGAGAGTCAGTCTGGAATCAGGAAGTCCATGGTAGTTGCTGTTCTGGTGAAAGTGTGCAAGACAAAACCTAGTGTATTGCAGGAGTGTGTGATCAAGCTGCTAATGTGCCTAAGTTTATCAAGGTATTTAAACAGATGGGTTTTGTGAGTTGTTGATGGAAGAATCCATATATCCATTCTATGTCCCACCATCTTCCCAAACAAGCTCAGGAATACAGTTTACTGGAAGGGCTGCTTCTCCATGGTGGTGCAGGCTTTCTTGGATCTTTATGAAAAGTTCATGAAGCCTTTGGAGCCTTGAAACATGCATAATTCCAGGATTTTCAAAACTTAGAACTTCAGAAGAGTGAGCAGTGTGGAATCCACCAAACTATTTTGACATTAATGGTGTTATCTTCCAAGGCTTGTTCAAAGATTAAGCCTTTTCCTGAGTATGCAAACATATATAGAAGAAAATTCAGCTATACACTGAGTAGAATGGTGATGGTGAATAGCAAGTGTTTGCTCTTATGAATGGTTTTTGGAAACCGTAATTAGGGATTGGGAAGAAATAAAGGCTATAGTTAACAGAACTCTCTACTAAACTGTAGTTTGTACCCCACTAATCAGTGGACTGTTACTTGCACATTGGTTACATTCCAGAATTGTGCTTTATACAGTTTTAAAGGTATTACCTGAACAGCTAGAAAGAATCTGCTAAGGAAAGTGTTTCATAGAAAGTCAGACTAATTTCATGTGATTTCAGGTGTGTAAGCTCAGCATGCGATGTGGATGCCATTGCCTGGCACGTGGGCTAGCAGAGTCAATGTAATGGAAACATTTTGGCCATAGTGCCCAATATGTAACTTCTTGCAATAAAATGTTCCTATGTTTTGCCTTTTAACACTGAAGTTTGTGTGACTTCTTGAATTTTTTTCCCAACTGGTCCTTTCCAAGTTCAGCCACCTGACTTGGTTCAGTGAGCTGCCATATATGCCAAACGAGGCCC
Above is a genomic segment from Mauremys reevesii isolate NIE-2019 linkage group 8, ASM1616193v1, whole genome shotgun sequence containing:
- the ZNF644 gene encoding zinc finger protein 644 isoform X5; translated protein: MAAAVAELVRQRDSAPAALAGFVLNQTSQLDTNKTDKALDCKQKKSRSRSGSKKKMLPLPHSADEVYILRCRFCGLVFRGPLSVQEDWIKHLQRHIVNANLPRTGAGMVEVTTLLKKPASITETSFSLLMAEAAS
- the ZNF644 gene encoding zinc finger protein 644 isoform X6, with protein sequence MTLSVGRNRGVTHTLASPFVLNQTSQLDTNKTDKALDCKQKKSRSRSGSKKKMLPLPHSADEVYILRCRFCGLVFRGPLSVQEDWIKHLQRHIVNANLPRTGAGMVEVTTLLKKPASITETSFSLLMAEAAS